In the genome of Massilia sp. UMI-21, the window TTGTGCGGCTGGCTGCCGCCCGCGGTGCCCAGTGCCTGCGGGGCCATCTGGACGTCGGTCGTTGCCGCGTATTCGCTGGCCAGTGCGGCCCAGGCGTTGCCGGAAGGCGAAGGCTGGGAAGGCGGCTGGCCGGAGGCAAGCGCCTGGTGGGTGTGCGCCGGGATTTCCTTGTCGATCAGCGCGTGCGTGGCGCTGCCGCCGGCCGCGCCCTGCGGATAGCCCGGACCGAAGCACAGCGGCGCCTGGCCGCGCAGGTCAGGAAGATTGAAAGTGCTGCGGCCGTCGCCGCCATAGGTCGTCCCGATGATGGCGAACAGCGCCTGGTTTTGCATGATTGGCAGGGTCTGGCCCTGACACGGCATCCAGCCGCGCGGGACCTGGCCGAATGCGAATGCGCGAATTTCACCCAGAAAGAAATCGGACATGGATAATTCTCCTCTCGTGCGCTGCTTAATTGAAGGACGGGAAGATCCCGTTCGTCGCGATGATGAAGGTCAGCGCCATGAAGGGCATCATGTTCTCGTGCGGCTGATTTCCACCGGCAACGCCGATGGCGTTCGGCTTCATTGCGACCAGGGCGGCGGCTCCGGGCTTTTCATAGGCGGTCACGATCGGGGCGGCCCAGAATCTGTTCTCGGCGTTGGCGTCGGTGCCGGGCGCCGAATTTGCATTCACGGAATGGGTATGGGCGCCCATTTCGGCAGTCGTCAGGGTCACGGTTTCGGTGCCGCCGGCCTGGCCGAGGTTATAGTTGATGCCTTGCTTGCTCACGCCAGTGCTGACGGGGACCCTGCCGCGCAGGTCGGGCAGGGCGAAATTTGTCTGGCCGTCGCCGCCATAGGTAACGCCGATCAGCGTGTACAGCGCCTCGTAACCCGAA includes:
- a CDS encoding phage tail protein, translated to MSDFFLGEIRAFAFGQVPRGWMPCQGQTLPIMQNQALFAIIGTTYGGDGRSTFNLPDLRGQAPLCFGPGYPQGAAGGSATHALIDKEIPAHTHQALASGQPPSQPSPSGNAWAALASEYAATTDVQMAPQALGTAGGSQPHNNMQPYLAINLCIAISGIFPPRQ
- a CDS encoding phage tail protein; this translates as MADCYVGEIRMFAGTYAPEGWEMCNGQLLPISGYEALYTLIGVTYGGDGQTNFALPDLRGRVPVSTGVSKQGINYNLGQAGGTETVTLTTAEMGAHTHSVNANSAPGTDANAENRFWAAPIVTAYEKPGAAALVAMKPNAIGVAGGNQPHENMMPFMALTFIIATNGIFPSFN